One Companilactobacillus heilongjiangensis genomic window, TTCTAGGACTTCCTTACTGTCGATATCCAAATGGTTAGTTGGTTCATCCATTACTAGGAAATTATTGTTTTCCATCGACAATTTTGTCAAAGTTAAACGAGCTTTTTCACCACCGGATAATCCAGCAACTGGCTTAAGAACGTCATCGCCACTGAAGAGGAAGGCTCCCAACTTCTTACGGATGATTTGTTCATCAAGGCGTGGGTAACGGTCCCAGATTTCGTGCAGGACGTCTTTCTTTGGATCGAGTCCCTTTAAATTCTGGTCATAGTAACCGACTTGAACGTTGGCACCAAATTGACTAGTTCCTTTAATTAACGGAATGCGGCCGAGGATTGACTTGAGAAAGGTTGATTTACCGATACCGTTGGGCCCGATAATACCGACACGTTCACCTTTTTTGACGTCAAGGTTGATTGGTTCGGACATAATTTCGTCGTCATAACCGATGGCTGCGTCCTTAACTAAAAGAACGTCATTACCACTTTCCTTGTCGATTTCAAATGAGAAGTGAACGGAACCTTGATCACTGCCGGGACGGTCCAAAACATCCATATGTTCTAACTTCTTACGACGACTTTGAGCCATCTTAGTTGTGGAAGCACGGACGATATTCTTTTGGATATACTCTTCAGTTTTCTTGATTTCTGCCTGTTGTTCTTCGTAATGTTTCCAAGCAACGGCTTGATTCTTCTTCTTTTCATCGAGGTAGAAAGTATAGTTACCAGAGTAGTGGGTTGATGAATGTTGATTGATTTCAACAATTTCAGTTGCCACTTTATCAAGGAAGTATTGGTCATGGGAAACGATAACTAGGGCGCCACGATAACCTTTAAGGTAACTTTCCAACCACTCGACAGTATTGATATCCAAGTGGTTAGTTGGTTCATCCAAAAGTAAGATGTCGTGATGTTCCAAAAGCATTTTAGCCATGGCTAACCGAGATCTCTCACCACCAGAAAGGGTAGAAATCTTGTGTTCCCAAACATCTTCGTCAAAGCCAAATCCCTTGAGGACACTGCGGATTTCTGATTGATAGCCGTAACCATTCTCTTGACGGAAGGTATTTTGCAATTGATCGTATTGCTTGAGAATTTCGTCGTAGTCATCGACATTTGGATTGGCTAGTTTTTCTTCCAAAGCATGCATCTTTTTTTCTTGAGCTTTGAGATAATCAAAAACTTTTTCCATTTCCAAAAAAATTTGATTGTCGCTATCGAGTCCAGAATCTTGGGCTAAATAACCGATATTGGTATCTTTTTTTAGGGCAATG contains:
- a CDS encoding ABC-F family ATP-binding cassette domain-containing protein, coding for MILLQAQNITKNFGTKKLFSNVSFEIQDNSRIGLVGRNGVGKSTLLKIISDQESYNSGNIALKKDTNIGYLAQDSGLDSDNQIFLEMEKVFDYLKAQEKKMHALEEKLANPNVDDYDEILKQYDQLQNTFRQENGYGYQSEIRSVLKGFGFDEDVWEHKISTLSGGERSRLAMAKMLLEHHDILLLDEPTNHLDINTVEWLESYLKGYRGALVIVSHDQYFLDKVATEIVEINQHSSTHYSGNYTFYLDEKKKNQAVAWKHYEEQQAEIKKTEEYIQKNIVRASTTKMAQSRRKKLEHMDVLDRPGSDQGSVHFSFEIDKESGNDVLLVKDAAIGYDDEIMSEPINLDVKKGERVGIIGPNGIGKSTFLKSILGRIPLIKGTSQFGANVQVGYYDQNLKGLDPKKDVLHEIWDRYPRLDEQIIRKKLGAFLFSGDDVLKPVAGLSGGEKARLTLTKLSMENNNFLVMDEPTNHLDIDSKEVLEDALKSFPGTVLFVSHDRYLLNTLANRIVDIGSEGSKIYLGDYDYYLEKTTVQPVAEEEAKTSNVSEKKMEYQQSKEQQKQERKLRRQVEELEDQLAELEDKNTAIQKEMTKEENLTSYSKLADMQKELDENKAKQDKIEEQWTEKSIELEDFK